Within Actinomycetota bacterium, the genomic segment GCCGCTGAACATCTGCTCGCGCATCGCCTCCACGTCCTCCGTCCGGAAGCGCCGCACCCCACTCGGAAGTCGAACCGCGCGCAGAAGACCGCGCTCCTCCCAGCGGCGGACCGTGTTCTCGTGGACCCCCAATGCGCGGGCGGCCTGTCGGACCTGCATCAACTGCGCCATGCGGCCAGAGTAGGCGAAAAGAGCGAGAATGTCAATACGGGTGAGATGGTGGACTTTTGTCGCGGGAGAACGCCAGTTTGTTTGGAGGGGTCCTACGCCACCCAGCGGGCGTTCGCCAACTCGTGGCGATACTGGCCGGTCGCCAGGTAGGCGCGAAGACGACGATCGGGGACCAGTGGCCTGACCTTGCGGATGGCGCGGGCCGGAGTCTTCTCCTCGGTCGCGTAGACGCGCCGGTAGTCCGGGGAATCGGGGCCTGCGTCAGGGTCGGTGGCAAAAGACGAGGAAGCCGCGACGCTCGGAGCGAGCGTGGTTCGCCTTGGCGATCCGACTCTGCTCGCGCTCCAGCTCCTCAGCCCAAGCGAAGAGATCGATCTGCGTTGCCGGCTGTGCCATTAGGAATCTTGTACCAGGCAAATCGGGCACCTCATGCCACGGAGCAAGATGGACCGAGGCGCCCCCGCGGCACCCGCGGTCAGCAGTTGGAGATGCTCCGGGTCGAACGCGCCCGCTTCGATCTTGGCCGAGTGTGATCGCCATCTGGGTCACTGAGCCCCGCACCAGGTAGACAGTCGAGGTCTATTTCGCCAGCCGGCGAACCGTCTCGCGGTTGGCTTTGATCGCGGCCCTGATTCTCCCGCCGCGCTCCTTGGCACTACCCGACAGAGCAAAGCGCAGCTTGCGAGCGGATGAGTCGATCCTGGCGATCTCCTGGCGCTGCCGCTCGAACTCCGCCCGGAACTCGGGATCTTCCTTGAGTCGCCGCGCGAGTCGCCGGTCGTGGTAGGACTCGGCCATGTGCCAACCGTACCGCCTTCCACGGCGCGGTTTGAGGCGACTCCGAGACGAATCACAAGAATGCCCCAAAGCAATTCGAGACGCACTAGAAGCGATACCGCTACGGGGATTCGAACCCCGGTTTCCGGACTGAGAATTGCCTCGGGGAAGCCGTTTGCGGTCGATCTGTGCCTGCTGAGTCCAGGGAGTTCGGTGGAGTTTCGAGGAGTTCGGTGGAGTCGGGGACAAATTCGGGGACAAAGTTCTCAGAGGTCGGTCCAGCACGGCCTCGTATCCGCCAGATCTGCGGGTATCATCGTTTGCGTGAAACCGATCCGCACCGACTTCCGAGGCTACGAGGGCAAGTACGTGGCGATGGACGCGCGCACCGGCGAGATCGTAATCGCCGACGAGGACCCGAAGGTCGTCCTCCGCAAGGCAAAGGGGCGCAACCACGTCGTGGTACGGGGCCGAGTTCCGTACCCCGGCGAGCCCGTCCCCGTCGGCCTTGGCTGAGCCAGGGCCGCTCCCCTGGCTGTACCCCTACCGGGAGGACCCGTACTTCACCCGGATGGACCAGCCGATATTCCGTCCCTTCGTTGAGGTCTCCATGGCTCACGCGGGAGAGACGACGACGGTGCTGGATGGGTTGGTGGACACCGGCGCCGACGCGATCCTCGCGAGCGATCTGCTCGCCGAAGAGCTCGGCATCGACCTCGACGACCACGAGGGCGAAACCAGCCACGGAGTCGGCGGCAAGTACCACAAGGCGCAGTACAAGACGGTTTCGCTGCGACTGCACGCCGGCGACGCCGAGGTCAGCGAGTATCGCGAGTGGGAGGCCCAGGTCGGCTTCGT encodes:
- a CDS encoding helix-turn-helix domain-containing protein encodes the protein MAQLMQVRQAARALGVHENTVRRWEERGLLRAVRLPSGVRRFRTEDVEAMREQMFSGFAPLREDDDVVPVTRVRSID